One Streptosporangium sp. NBC_01495 DNA window includes the following coding sequences:
- the pdxR gene encoding MocR-like pyridoxine biosynthesis transcription factor PdxR, producing the protein MPRSFVDLPVSVDRGAGTALAVQLGDRLRDAMRGGTLTSGERLPSTRALARRLAVSRTVVTEAYQQLYAEGWLEGRHGSGTYVADMALPPEGEGDRREPASVSVPLTVPVNGYGNGHGPGVIDLRPGQPWVHDYDRAAWRRAWRGAADLPPASDPDPRGLPRLRAALAEHLRRTRAIPVGPENVMVTRGTGNGLDLVAATLLRPGDRAGVEEPGYRVARNVFAGRGAEIVPCPVDEDGVVVDGLPDDLRVLYTTPAHQYPLGGRLPIPRRERLLAWARRTGAIVVEDDYDAEFRYDVAPLPALHGLDPGQVVLLGSLSKALTPDIGVGWLVARPSFVEALAVTRDALADRTGGPAQQAVAVLLEKGDLDRHLRRMRLEYARRRAVVVDILGSRVTGDTAGLHVMVELPEHAVAPLVEAAHARGVLLDSMARHYHGPRLRHGLVIGYGSASRADVRRGVSVVAELIG; encoded by the coding sequence TTGCCGCGCTCCTTCGTCGACCTGCCCGTATCGGTGGACCGCGGGGCCGGTACGGCGCTCGCCGTCCAGCTCGGCGACCGTCTCAGGGACGCCATGCGCGGCGGCACCCTCACCTCCGGGGAGCGCCTGCCCTCCACCCGCGCCCTCGCCCGCCGGCTCGCGGTCAGCCGCACCGTCGTCACCGAGGCCTACCAGCAGCTGTACGCGGAGGGCTGGCTCGAAGGACGTCACGGCTCGGGCACCTACGTGGCCGACATGGCGCTTCCCCCCGAGGGGGAGGGGGACCGGCGGGAACCCGCGTCCGTCTCCGTCCCGCTCACGGTGCCCGTGAACGGATACGGGAACGGGCACGGGCCGGGCGTGATCGACCTGCGCCCGGGGCAGCCGTGGGTCCACGACTACGACAGGGCGGCCTGGCGCAGGGCCTGGCGGGGAGCGGCCGACCTGCCGCCGGCGAGCGACCCCGACCCCCGCGGCCTGCCGAGGCTGCGAGCCGCGCTGGCCGAGCACCTCCGCAGGACCAGGGCGATCCCCGTCGGGCCGGAGAACGTCATGGTCACCCGGGGGACCGGAAACGGGCTCGACCTGGTCGCCGCCACCCTCCTGCGGCCCGGTGACCGGGCGGGTGTCGAGGAACCCGGCTACCGCGTCGCCAGGAACGTCTTCGCCGGGCGGGGCGCCGAGATCGTGCCCTGCCCGGTCGACGAGGACGGCGTCGTCGTGGACGGCCTCCCCGACGACCTGCGCGTCCTGTACACCACCCCCGCCCACCAGTACCCCCTCGGCGGGCGCCTGCCCATCCCGCGCAGGGAGCGCCTCCTGGCCTGGGCCCGCCGCACCGGCGCGATCGTCGTGGAGGACGACTACGACGCCGAGTTCCGCTACGACGTCGCCCCGCTGCCCGCCCTCCACGGCCTCGACCCCGGGCAGGTGGTGCTGCTGGGCAGTCTGAGCAAGGCCCTGACGCCCGACATCGGCGTCGGCTGGCTGGTCGCCCGCCCGAGCTTCGTCGAAGCCCTCGCCGTGACCAGGGACGCCCTGGCCGACCGTACGGGCGGCCCGGCCCAGCAGGCGGTGGCGGTGCTCCTGGAGAAGGGGGACCTGGACCGGCACCTGCGACGGATGCGCCTGGAGTACGCGCGCCGCCGCGCCGTGGTGGTCGACATCCTCGGATCCAGGGTCACGGGCGACACCGCGGGCCTGCACGTCATGGTGGAGCTGCCGGAGCACGCGGTCGCGCCCCTGGTCGAGGCCGCCCACGCCCGGGGCGTGCTGCTCGACTCGATGGCCCGCCACTACCACGGGCCGAGGCTGCGGCACGGCCTGGTGATCGGCTACGGCTCCGCGTCGCGGGCCGACGTCAGGCGGGGTGTCTCGGTGGTCGCCGAACTGATCGGCTGA
- a CDS encoding GNAT family N-acetyltransferase yields MRVSIVQPRDLGPADIDRWRTLQSADPAFDTPFLSPEFTVTVGALQERVRVAVLHDGADVVGFFPFERHPMGIGMPVAAGLTDAQGLVHAKDVEIDAQRLIRACGLAVYEFDHLVSGQPLLQPGHSRHPSPIIDLRDGFEPYIETIKVTSGKTYRSTAYKSRKLQRDVGPLRHDYATTDLAPLRTLLGWKTEQYRRTGRTDRFARPWIVELVERFLATDTEHFGGVLDMLYADGQPVAGHFGLRTGTTLAGWFPAYDTSFAKYSPGLIHHLAMAEKAADAGIEVIDMGRGEKEYKEKLKNGEYEVAEGRVARLSPGAGVHWMLRVPVRKARGTVLANPLLRTTADRALKTFGRLRTSLQA; encoded by the coding sequence ATGCGCGTCTCAATTGTTCAGCCCCGTGACCTCGGCCCGGCCGACATCGACCGATGGAGAACCCTCCAGAGCGCCGACCCCGCCTTCGACACCCCGTTCCTGTCGCCGGAGTTCACCGTCACCGTCGGCGCACTCCAGGAACGCGTCCGGGTGGCCGTGCTGCACGACGGGGCGGACGTGGTGGGATTCTTCCCCTTCGAGCGCCACCCGATGGGCATCGGCATGCCCGTCGCCGCGGGCCTGACCGACGCGCAGGGACTGGTGCACGCCAAGGACGTGGAGATCGACGCGCAGCGGCTGATCAGGGCGTGCGGCCTGGCCGTCTACGAGTTCGACCACCTGGTCTCCGGGCAGCCGCTGCTCCAGCCGGGGCACAGCAGGCACCCCTCGCCGATCATCGATCTGCGCGACGGCTTCGAGCCGTACATCGAGACGATCAAGGTGACCTCCGGCAAGACCTACCGCTCGACGGCGTACAAGAGCCGCAAGCTCCAGCGCGACGTCGGGCCGCTCCGGCACGACTACGCCACCACCGACCTGGCGCCGCTGCGCACGCTGCTCGGCTGGAAGACCGAGCAGTACCGCCGCACCGGCCGCACCGACCGGTTCGCCCGGCCGTGGATCGTGGAGCTGGTCGAACGCTTCCTCGCCACCGACACCGAGCACTTCGGCGGGGTCCTCGACATGCTGTACGCGGACGGGCAGCCGGTCGCCGGGCACTTCGGGCTGCGCACCGGCACCACCCTCGCCGGCTGGTTCCCCGCCTACGACACCTCCTTCGCGAAGTACTCCCCCGGCCTGATCCACCACCTGGCCATGGCCGAGAAGGCCGCCGACGCCGGGATCGAGGTCATCGACATGGGCCGCGGCGAGAAGGAGTACAAGGAGAAGCTCAAGAACGGCGAGTACGAGGTCGCGGAGGGCCGGGTCGCCCGGCTGAGCCCCGGTGCCGGGGTCCACTGGATGCTGCGGGTGCCGGTGCGCAAGGCGCGTGGCACGGTCCTGGCCAACCCGCTCCTGCGTACCACCGCCGACCGCGCGCTCAAGACGTTCGGCCGCCTGCGAACATCCCTGCAAGCGTGA